The segment TTCTGCCCTATCTATTAACTCTGCTTTGTTCAACTAAAAAATCATTTACTCTCACGTATTTCGTTTGAGAGAAATAAACTAATATAAGAAAGAACTTACCGCTGATCATCATTAAAGCACATCTCCGAACTTCCAAATTTGAGCGCATCTCTGAAAAGTAACTCATCACCAAACACAAATGCGTCAAATTCAAAAAAAGAGTAAGTGGGTTATCTATTTTTCTACTCtaaacatcattttcggatcatgaAGAAAGTAACACTAGTTATCGTGCACCCACCTCACTTCAATCTCTCTTCCCACCAACTGTGCGCCTTCTCTTCGCAGGCGTCGACGGCCCAGTATTTGCAGGCGTCGACGGCTCAGTATTCGCAGGTTGCCAACGGTTTCAGGAAGGTTATATAAATTTGGACAGGTCATCAAGTCTAAATGCTGGAGCTGTGATAGGTTGCCAATGGTATCGGGGATGTTATTTAAATTTGTACACCCTCCCAAGTCTAAAACCTGCAGCTGTGATAGGTTGCCAATGGTATCGGGGAGGTTATTTAAATTTCTACACCCTCCCAAGGCTAAATGCTGCAGCTGTGATAGGTTGCCAATGGTATCGGGGAGGTTATTTAAATTTGTACACATTCCCAAGTCTAAATGCTGCAGCTGTGATAGGTTGCCAATGGTATCGGGGAGGTTATTTAAATTTGTACACGTTCCCAAGCCTAAATGCTGCAGCTGTGATAGGTTGGCAATGGTATCGGGGAGGTTATTTAAATTTGTACACCCTCCCAAGCCTAAATGCTGCAGCTGTGATAGGTTGGCAATGGTATCGAGGAGGTTATTAAAATTTGTACACCCTCCCAAGCCTAAATGCTGCAGCTGTGATAGGTTGGCAATGGTATCGGGGAGGTTATTTAAATTTGTACACTCTGGCAAGCCTAAATGCTGCAGCTGGGATAGGTTGCCAATGGTATCGGGGAGGTTATTTAAATTTGTACACACTCCCAAGCCTAAACACTGCAGCTGTGATAGGTTGCCAATGGTATCGGGGAGGTTATTTAAATTTGTACACCCTCCCAAGCCTAAACCCTGCAGCTGGGATAGGTTGCCAATGGTATCAGGGAGGTTATTTAAATTTGTACACCCTCCCAAGCCTAAACGCTGCAGCTGGGATAGGTTGCCAATGGTATCGGGGAGGTTATTTAAATTTGTACACCCTCCCAAGCCTAAACGCTGCAGCTGGGATAGGTTGCCAATGGTATCGGGGAGGTTATTTAAATTTCTACACCCTCCCAAGCCTAAACGCTGCAGCTGGGATAGGTTGCCAATGGTATCGGGGAGGTTATTTAAATTTCTACACCCTCCCAAGTCTAAACGCTGCAGCTGGGATAGGTTGCCAATGGTATCGGGGAGGTTATTTAAATTTGTACACCCTCCCAAGGCTAAATGCTGCAGCTGGGATAGGTTGCCAATGGTATCGGGGAGGTTATTTACATTTGTACACCCTCCCAAGGCTAAATGCTGCAGCTGGGATAGGTTGCCAATGGTATCGGGGAGGTTATTTAGATTTCTACACCCTCCCAAGCCTAAATGCTGCAGCTGTGATAGGTTGCCAATGGTATCGGGGAGGTTATTTAGATTTGTACACCCTCCCAAGGCTAAATACTGCAGTTGTGATAGGTTGCCAATGGTATCGGGGAGGTTATTTAGATTTGTACACCCTCCCAAGCCTAAATGTTGCAGCTGTGATAGGTTGCCAATGATATCAGGGAGGTTATTTAGATTTATACACCCTCCCAAGCCTAAATACTGCAACTGTGATAGGTTGCCAATCATATCAGAGTCCAAGGAAATGTTACCGCCATGTACTTGCATTATCCTCATTTGCAAAATGTCACCCACAACACTGAATTGAAATGTCTCTTGTATTGCAAAGCTACATTTTTCCAGCTGTAGCCATATTAAACTTGAAGGAAGCATGGGTAGCGTGTCAATGAAAAGATTCTTCAAGTGAAGAAATCGTAGACCAGGTCTGTTCACTGTCTCAAGCCTTGCCAAATTACCTCCATTCAATCGAATGCGAGAGAAATTGATAATATTCGATGCGGTGCTTAAATGAGCTGTCTCCCATAGTCGGGTACCCTGTTTTTCCTCTTCAGCAATGGTCCGCCCCATATCCTGCAAATGGTCATGCATATCAAATACACCTTTCTCATCAATCTTTATCAGTAACTTCAGAGAAAGATTGGATATAGCTGCGTGTACCCTCCTGTACAAAGATTTCCAGAAAATAATGGGAATTTTTTTGTGTTCTCCGATGAAGAAGCAAGCGATGTCAAGAAATATTTCTTTTTCCTCTTCACTAAGAGCACTATAACTGATGTAGAGTGTTTTGTGAATGTCTGCATGGAGTGTAATGTTGTCAACAGCTTCTGTCCAGCAATCTATTTCATTGTGCTTGTCATACAAAAAGGCTCCAATCACTTCTAGCGAAAGAGGATGCCCCTTGCAAGCTTCCACTATTCTTTTGGACAGATCCTCGTGAGTGGGGATTGGAGATTCTCTCAAAAATGCATGCCAGCTAAATAATTTGAGACCTTCATTTATCTGCAATCCACTCATCTCGTGGATGCATTCAGATGAAACCCGCGCAAAATGGAGCATGTGTTTGTCTCTAGAAGTAATAATGACTCTGCTACCA is part of the Cryptomeria japonica chromosome 10, Sugi_1.0, whole genome shotgun sequence genome and harbors:
- the LOC131052662 gene encoding disease resistance protein RPV1 isoform X3, which encodes MEEFKIEEYVPPTTKIPFQSDKEYHVFLSFRGEDVRKNLVDHLYQALTAAGLHVYKDDDKLEKGDLIWPSLERAIESSAVLIPVFSRGYAESTWCLNEAATMVKTKGFIIPLFYDVGPTHVRYPLGNSSPYKQAFLKHYSHSDQIQREEIEWWKYALQQICPCLKLYGHSVRYPREEIDGWKGALEKICSRSGWSMDLTGGCSFQAQLVKTVVNDVIKTLDKVPLEVAKHPVGLESVTDDLIQKFKLNSKEGVVKAGLCGIGGIGKTTVAKALYNQVYTQFDAASFVFNVRTTAADKTGLTDLQKQILRDLSNYNENVQSVDKGISLFRDRLGGKRVLLILDDVDAEVQSNALVGDWLAPGSRVIITSRDKHMLHFARVSSECIHEMSGLQINEGLKLFSWHAFLRESPIPTHEDLSKRIVEACKGHPLSLEVIGAFLYDKHNEIDCWTEAVDNITLHADIHKTLYISYSALSEEEKEIFLDIACFFIGEHKKIPIIFWKSLYRRVHAAISNLSLKLLIKIDEKGVFDMHDHLQDMGRTIAEEEKQGTRLWETAHLSTASNIINFSRIRLNGGNLARLETVNRPGLRFLHLKNLFIDTLPMLPSSLIWLQLEKCSFAIQETFQFSVVGDILQMRIMQVHGGNISLDSDMIGNLSQLQYLGLGGCINLNNLPDIIGNLSQLQHLGLGGCTNLNNLPDTIGNLSQLQYLALGGCTNLNNLPDTIGNLSQLQHLGLGGCRNLNNLPDTIGNLSQLQHLALGGCTNVNNLPDTIGNLSQLQHLALGGCTNLNNLPDTIGNLSQLQRLDLGGCRNLNNLPDTIGNLSQLQRLGLGGCRNLNNLPDTIGNLSQLQRLGLGGCTNLNNLPDTIGNLSQLQRLGLGGCTNLNNLPDTIGNLSQLQGLGLGGCTNLNNLPDTIGNLSQLQCLGLGVCTNLNNLPDTIGNLSQLQHLGLPECTNLNNLPDTIANLSQLQHLGLGGCTNFNNLLDTIANLSQLQHLGLGGCTNLNNLPDTIANLSQLQHLGLGTCTNLNNLPDTIGNLSQLQHLDLGMCTNLNNLPDTIGNLSQLQHLALGGCRNLNNLPDTIGNLSQLQRRRTVGGKRD
- the LOC131052662 gene encoding disease resistance protein RPV1 isoform X2; protein product: MEEFKIEEYVPPTTKIPFQSDKEYHVFLSFRGEDVRKNLVDHLYQALTAAGLHVYKDDDKLEKGDLIWPSLERAIESSAVLIPVFSRGYAESTWCLNEAATMVKTKGFIIPLFYDVGPTHVRYPLGNSSPYKQAFLKHYSHSDQIQREEIEWWKYALQQICPCLKLYGHSVRYPREEIDGWKGALEKICSRSGWSMDLTGGFQAQLVKTVVNDVIKTLDKVPLEVAKHPVGLESVTDDLIQKFKLNSKEGVVKAGLCGIGGIGKTTVAKALYNQVYTQFDAASFVFNVRTTAADKTGLTDLQKQILRDLSNYNENVQSVDKGISLFRDRLGGKRVLLILDDVDAEVQSNALVGDWLAPGSRVIITSRDKHMLHFARVSSECIHEMSGLQINEGLKLFSWHAFLRESPIPTHEDLSKRIVEACKGHPLSLEVIGAFLYDKHNEIDCWTEAVDNITLHADIHKTLYISYSALSEEEKEIFLDIACFFIGEHKKIPIIFWKSLYRRVHAAISNLSLKLLIKIDEKGVFDMHDHLQDMGRTIAEEEKQGTRLWETAHLSTASNIINFSRIRLNGGNLARLETVNRPGLRFLHLKNLFIDTLPMLPSSLIWLQLEKCSFAIQETFQFSVVGDILQMRIMQVHGGNISLDSDMIGNLSQLQYLGLGGCINLNNLPDIIGNLSQLQHLGLGGCTNLNNLPDTIGNLSQLQYLALGGCTNLNNLPDTIGNLSQLQHLGLGGCRNLNNLPDTIGNLSQLQHLALGGCTNVNNLPDTIGNLSQLQHLALGGCTNLNNLPDTIGNLSQLQRLDLGGCRNLNNLPDTIGNLSQLQRLGLGGCRNLNNLPDTIGNLSQLQRLGLGGCTNLNNLPDTIGNLSQLQRLGLGGCTNLNNLPDTIGNLSQLQGLGLGGCTNLNNLPDTIGNLSQLQCLGLGVCTNLNNLPDTIGNLSQLQHLGLPECTNLNNLPDTIANLSQLQHLGLGGCTNFNNLLDTIANLSQLQHLGLGGCTNLNNLPDTIANLSQLQHLGLGTCTNLNNLPDTIGNLSQLQHLDLGMCTNLNNLPDTIGNLSQLQHLALGGCRNLNNLPDTIGNLSQLQVLDLGGCTNLNNIPDTIGNLSQLQHLDLMTCPNLYNLPETVGNLRILSRRRLQILGRRRLRREGAQLVGREIEVRDALKFGSSEMCFNDDQRLSEASSVVRARRKRKRRF
- the LOC131052662 gene encoding disease resistance protein RPV1 isoform X1, with product MEEFKIEEYVPPTTKIPFQSDKEYHVFLSFRGEDVRKNLVDHLYQALTAAGLHVYKDDDKLEKGDLIWPSLERAIESSAVLIPVFSRGYAESTWCLNEAATMVKTKGFIIPLFYDVGPTHVRYPLGNSSPYKQAFLKHYSHSDQIQREEIEWWKYALQQICPCLKLYGHSVRYPREEIDGWKGALEKICSRSGWSMDLTGGCSFQAQLVKTVVNDVIKTLDKVPLEVAKHPVGLESVTDDLIQKFKLNSKEGVVKAGLCGIGGIGKTTVAKALYNQVYTQFDAASFVFNVRTTAADKTGLTDLQKQILRDLSNYNENVQSVDKGISLFRDRLGGKRVLLILDDVDAEVQSNALVGDWLAPGSRVIITSRDKHMLHFARVSSECIHEMSGLQINEGLKLFSWHAFLRESPIPTHEDLSKRIVEACKGHPLSLEVIGAFLYDKHNEIDCWTEAVDNITLHADIHKTLYISYSALSEEEKEIFLDIACFFIGEHKKIPIIFWKSLYRRVHAAISNLSLKLLIKIDEKGVFDMHDHLQDMGRTIAEEEKQGTRLWETAHLSTASNIINFSRIRLNGGNLARLETVNRPGLRFLHLKNLFIDTLPMLPSSLIWLQLEKCSFAIQETFQFSVVGDILQMRIMQVHGGNISLDSDMIGNLSQLQYLGLGGCINLNNLPDIIGNLSQLQHLGLGGCTNLNNLPDTIGNLSQLQYLALGGCTNLNNLPDTIGNLSQLQHLGLGGCRNLNNLPDTIGNLSQLQHLALGGCTNVNNLPDTIGNLSQLQHLALGGCTNLNNLPDTIGNLSQLQRLDLGGCRNLNNLPDTIGNLSQLQRLGLGGCRNLNNLPDTIGNLSQLQRLGLGGCTNLNNLPDTIGNLSQLQRLGLGGCTNLNNLPDTIGNLSQLQGLGLGGCTNLNNLPDTIGNLSQLQCLGLGVCTNLNNLPDTIGNLSQLQHLGLPECTNLNNLPDTIANLSQLQHLGLGGCTNFNNLLDTIANLSQLQHLGLGGCTNLNNLPDTIANLSQLQHLGLGTCTNLNNLPDTIGNLSQLQHLDLGMCTNLNNLPDTIGNLSQLQHLALGGCRNLNNLPDTIGNLSQLQVLDLGGCTNLNNIPDTIGNLSQLQHLDLMTCPNLYNLPETVGNLRILSRRRLQILGRRRLRREGAQLVGREIEVRDALKFGSSEMCFNDDQRLSEASSVVRARRKRKRRF